The Vulpes lagopus strain Blue_001 chromosome 6, ASM1834538v1, whole genome shotgun sequence genome has a segment encoding these proteins:
- the LOC121492896 gene encoding myosin-6 translates to MTDAQMADFGAAAQYLRKSEKERLEAQTRPFDIRTECFVPDDKEEFVKAKILSREGGKVTAETENGKTVTVKEDQVMQQNPPKFDKIEDMAMLTFLHEPAVLFNLKERYAAWMIYTYSGLFCVTVNPYKWLPVYNAEVVAAYRGKKRSEAPPHIFSISDNAYQYMLTDRENQSILITGESGAGKTVNTKRVIQYFASIAAIGDRGKKDNANANKGTLEDQIIQANPALEAFGNAKTVRNDNSSRFGKFIRIHFGATGKLASADIETYLLEKSRVIFQLKAERNYHIFYQILSNKKPELLDMLLVTNNPYDYAFVSQGEVSVASIDDSEELMATDSAFDVLGFTSEEKAGVYKLTGAIMHYGNMKFKQKQREEQAEPDGTEDADKSAYLMGLNSADLLKGLCHPRVKVGNEYVTKGQSVQQVYYSIGALAKAVYEKMFNWMVTRINATLETKQPRQYFIGVLDIAGFEIFDFNSFEQLCINFTNEKLQQFFNHHMFVLEQEEYKKEGIEWEFIDFGMDLQACIDLIEKPMGIMSILEEECMFPKATDMTFKAKLYDNHLGKSNNFQKPRNIKGKQEAHFSLIHYAGTVDYNILGWLEKNKDPLNETVVALYQKSSLKLMATLFSSYASADVGDSSKGKGGKKKGSSFQTVSALHRENLNKLMTNLRTTHPHFVRCIIPNERKAPGVMDNPLVMHQLRCNGVLEGIRICRKGFPNRILYGDFRQRYRILNPTAIPEGQFIDSRKGAEKLLGSLDIDHNQYKFGHTKVFFKAGLLGLLEEMRDERLSRIITRIQAQARGQLMRIEFKKIVERRDALLVIQWNIRAFMAVKNWPWMKLYFKIKPLLKSAETEKEMATMKEEFARIKEALEKSETRRKELEEKMVSLLQEKNDLQLQVQAEQDNLNDAEERCDQLIKNKIQLEAKVKEMTERLEDEEEMNAELTAKKRKLEDECSELKKDIDDLELTLAKVEKEKHATENKVKNLTEEMAGLDEIIAKLTKEKKALQEAHQQALDDLQVEEDKVNTLTKSKVKLEQQVDDLEGSLEQEKKVRMDLERAKRKLEGDLKLTQESIMDLENDKLQLEEKLKKKEFDINQQNSKIEDEQALALQLQKKLKENQARIEELEEELEAERTARAKVEKLRSDLSRELEEISERLEEAGGATSVQIEMNKKREAEFQKMRRDLEEATLQHEATAAALRKKHADSVAELGEQIDNLQRVKQKLEKEKSEFKLELDDVTSNMEQIIKAKANLEKMSRTLEDQANEYRAKLEETQRSLNDLATQRAKLQTENGELSRQLDEKEALISQLTRGKLTYTQQLEDLKRQLEEEVKAKNALAHALQSARHDCDLLREQYEEETEAKAELQRVLSKANSEVAQWRTKYETDAIQRTEELEEAKKKLAQRLQDAEEAVEAVNAKCSSLEKTKHRLQNEIEDLMVDVERSNAAAAALDKKQRNFDKILAEWKQKYEESQSELESSQKEARSLSTELFKLKNAYEESLEHLETFKRENKNLQEEISDLTEQLGEGGKNAHELEKVRKQLEAEKLELQSALEEAEASLEHEEGKILRAQLEFNQIKAEIERKLAEKDEEMEQAKRNHLRVVDSLQTSLDAETRSRNEALRVKKKMEGDLNEMEIQLSHANRMAAEAQKQVKGLQSLLKDTQIQLDDAVRANDDLKENIAIVERRNNLLQAELEELRAVVEQTERSRKLAEQELIETSERVQLLHSQNTSLINQKKKMESDLTQLQSEVEEAVQECRNAEEKAKKAITDAAMMAEELKKEQDTSAHLERMKKNMEQTIKDLQHRLDEAEQIALKGGKKQLQKLEARVRELENELEAEQKRNAESVKGMRKSERRIKELTYQTEEDKKNLLRLQDLVDKLQLKVKAYKRQAEEAEEQANTNLSKFRKVQHELDEAEERADIAESQVNKLRAKSRDIGAKQKLHEEE, encoded by the exons ATGACCGATGCTCAGATGGCCGATTTTGGGGCAGCCGCCCAGTACCTCCGCAAGTCCGAGAAGGAGCGTCTGGAGGCCCAGACCCGGCCCTTCGACATCCGCACTGAGTGCTTTGTGCCCGACGACAAGGAAGAGTTTGTGAAGGCCAAGATCTTGTCCCGAGAAGGGGGCAAGGTCACTGCTGAGACAGAGAATGGCAAG ACAGTGACCGTGAAGGAGGACCAGGTGATGCAGCAGAACCCACCCAAGTTCGACAAGATTGAGGACATGGCCATGCTGACCTTCCTGCACGAGCCCGCCGTACTCTTCAACCTCAAGGAGCGCTACGCAGCCTGGATGATCTAC ACCTACTCGGGCCTCTTCTGTGTCACCGTCAATCCCTACAAGTGGCTGCCGGTGTACAATGCCGAGGTGGTGGCTGCCTACCGGGGCAAGAAGAGGAGTGAGGCGCCGCCCCACATCTTCTCCATCTCTGACAACGCCTATCAGTACATGCTGACAG atcgAGAGAACCAGTCCATCCTCATCAC TGGAGAATCTGGCGCAGGGAAGACTGTGAACACAAAACGTGTCATCCAGTACTTTGCCAGCATCGCGGCTATAGGTGACCGTGGCAAAAAGGACAATGCTAATGCAAACAAG GGCACCCTAGAGGACCAGATCATCCAGGCCAACCCCGCCCTGGAGGCCTTTGGCAACGCCAAGACGGTCCGGAATGACAACTCTTCCCGCTTT GGAAAATTCATCAGGATCCACTTTGGAGCCACTGGAAAGCTGGCTTCTGCAGACATAGAGACCT ATCTCCTAGAGAAGTCTCGGGTGATCTTCCAGCTGAAGGCCGAGAGGAACTACCACATCTTCTATCAGATCCTGTCCAACAAGAAGCCAGAGCTGCTGG ACATGCTGCTGGTTACCAACAACCCCTACGACTACGCCTTCGTGTCTCAGGGAGAGGTGTCCGTGGCCTCCATTGATGACTCCGAGGAGCTCATGGCCACGGAT AGCGCCTTCGACGTGTTGGGCTTCACTTCTGAGGAGAAAGCTGGCGTCTACAAGCTGACAGGTGCCATCATGCACTATGGGAACATGAAGTTCAAGCAGAAGCAGCGGGAGGAGCAGGCCGAGCCGGATGGCACCGAAG ATGCCGACAAGTCTGCCTACCTCATGGGGCTGAACTCAGCTGACCTGCTCAAGGGGCTGTGCCACCCTCGGGTGAAAGTGGGCAATGAGTATGTCACTAAAGGGCAGAGCGTACAACAGGTGTACTACTCCATTGGGGCACTGGCCAAGGCAGTGTACGAGAAGATGTTCAACTGGATGGTGACACGGATCAATGCCACCCTGGAGACTAAGCAGCCACGCCAGTACTTCATAGGAGTCCTGGACATCGCTGGCTTTGAGATCTTTGAC ttCAACAGCTTTGAGCAGCTGTGCATCAACTTCACCAATGAGAAGCTGCAGCAGTTCTTCAACCACCACATGTTCGTGCTGGAGCAGGAGGAGTACAAGAAGGAAGGCATCGAGTGGGAGTTCATTGACTTTGGCATGGACCTGCAGGCCTGCATCGACCTCATTGAGAAG CCCATGGGCATCATGTCCATCCTAGAGGAGGAGTGCATGTTCCCCAAGGCCACTGACATGACCTTCAAGGCCAAGCTGTATGACAACCACTTGGGCAAGTCCAACAACTTCCAGAAGCCACGCAACATCAAGGGGAAGCaggaagcccacttctccctcatCCACTATGCTGGCACTGTGGATTACAACATCCTGGGCTGGCTGGAGAAGAACAAAGACCCACTCAATGAGACGGTGGTGGCCTTGTACCAGAAGTCCTCCCTCAAGCTCATGGCCACACTCTTCTCCTCCTATGCTTCTGCTGATGTCG GGGACAGCAGTAAaggcaaaggaggcaagaaaaagGGCTCATCCTTTCAGACAGTGTCAGCCCTCCACCGG GAGAATCTGAATAAGCTTATGACCAACCTGAGGACCACCCATCCTCACTTTGTTCGCTGCATCATCCCCAATGAACGGAAGGCTCCAG GGGTGATGGACAACCCCCTGGTCATGCACCAGCTTCGCTGCAACGGTGTGCTGGAGGGCATCCGCATCTGCAGGAAGGGTTTCCCCAACCGCATCCTCTATGGGGACTTCAGGCAGAG GTACCGCATCCTCAACCCCACAGCAATCCCTGAGGGCCAGTTCATTGAcagcaggaaaggggcagagaaactGTTGGGCTCCCTGGACATCGACCACAACCAGTACAAGTTCGGCCACACCAAG GTGTTCTTCAAGGCAGgactgctggggctgctggaggaGATGCGGGATGAGAGGCTGAGTCGCATCATCACCCGCATCCAGGCACAAGCCCGGGGCCAGCTCATGCGCATTGAGTTCAAGAAAATTGTGGAGCGCAG GGATGCCTTGCTGGTAATCCAGTGGAACATTCGGGCATTCATGGCGGTCAAGAACTGGCCCTGGATGAAGCTCTACTTCAAGATCAAACCACTACTTAAGagtgcagagacagagaaggagatggCCACCATGAAGGAGGAGTTTGCACGCATCAAAGAGGCACTGGAGAAATCAGAGACTCGCCGCAAGGAGCTGGAGGAGAAGATGGTATCCCTGCTGCAGGAGAAGAATGACCTCCAGCTCCAAGTGCAGGCG GAACAAGATAACCTCAACGATGCAGAGGAGCGCTGTGACCAACTGATCAAGAACAAGATCCAGCTGGAGGCCAAGGTGAAGGAGATGACTGAAAGgttggaggatgaggaggagatgAATGCAGAGCTCACTGCCAAGAAGCGCAAGCTGGAAGATGAGTGCTCTGAGCTCAAGAAGGACATTGATGACCTGGAGCTGACGCTTGCcaaggtggagaaggagaagcatgcaACAGAGAACAAG GTGAAGAACCTGACAGAGGAGATGGCTGGGCTAGATGAGATCATTGCCAAGCTGACCAAAGAGAAGAAGGCTCTGCAAGAGGCCCACCAGCAGGCCCTAGATGACCTTCAGGTTGAGGAGGACAAAGTCAACACACTGACTAAGTCTAAGGTCAAGCTGGAGCAGCAGGTGGATGAT ctggagggatccctggagcAGGAGAAGAAGGTGCGCATGGACCTGGAGCGAGCAAAGCGGAAGCTGGAGGGTGACCTGAAGCTGACTCAGGAGAGCATCATGGACCTGGAGAATGACAAGCTGCAGCTGGAAGAAAAGCTCAAGAA GAAAGAGTTTGACATTAATCAGCAGAACAGTAAGATTGAGGATGAGCAGGCACTGGCCCTTCAGCTGCAGAAGAAACTGAAGGAGAATCAG GCTCGGAtcgaggagctggaggaggagctggaggctgAGCGCACCGCCAGGGCCAAGGTGGAGAAGCTGCGCTCAGACCTGTCCCGGGAGCTGGAGGAGATCAGCGAGCGGCTGGAAGAGGCGGGAGGCGCCACGTCCGTGCAGATTGAGATGAACAAGAAGCGGGAGGCCGAGTTCCAAAAGATGAGGCGGGACCTGGAGGAGGCCACGCTGCAGCACGAGGCCACGGCGGCGGCCCTGCGCAAGAAGCACGCCGACAGCGTGGCCGAGCTGGGCGAGCAGATCGACAACCTGCAGCGCGTGAAGCAGAagctggagaaggagaagagcGAGTTCAAGCTGGAGCTGGACGATGTCACCTCCAACATGGAGCAGATCATCAAGGCCAAG GCAAACCTAGAGAAGATGTCCCGGACACTGGAGGACCAAGCCAATGAGTACCGCGCAAAGCTGGAAGAGACCCAACGGTCCCTCAATGACCTTGCCACCCAGCGAGCCAAGCTGCAGACCGAGAATG GTGAGCTGTCCCGGCAGCTGGATGAGAAGGAGGCACTGATCTCCCAGCTGACCCGAGGCAAGCTCACCTACACCCAGCAGCTGGAGGACCTCAAGaggcagctggaggaggaggtTAAG GCAAAGAATGCCCTGGCCCATGCACTACAGTCGGCACGCCATGACTGTGACCTGCTGCGGGAGCAGTATGAGGAGGAGACCGAGGCCAAGGCCGAGCTGCAGCGTGTCCTGTCCAAGGCCAACTCGGAGGTGGCCCAGTGGAGGACCAAGTACGAGACGGATGCCATCCAGAGGACTGAGGAACTCGAGGAGGCCAA GAAGAAGCTGGCCCAGAGGCTGCAGGACGCAGAGGAGGCCGTGGAGGCTGTCAATGCCAAGTGCTCTTCACTGGAGAAGACCAAACACCGGCTGCAGAATGAGATCGAGGACCTCATGGTGGATGTGGAGCGTTCCAATGCAGCCGCCGCAGCCCTGGACAAGAAACAGAGGAACTTTGACAAg ATCCTGGCCGAGTGGAAGCAGAAGTATGAGGAGTCGCAGTCAGAGCTGGAGTCGTCACAGAAGGAGGCGCGCTCCCTCAGCACAGAGCTCTTCAAGCTCAAGAACGCCTATGAGGAGTCCCTGGAGCATCTGGAGACTTTCAAGCGGGAGAACAAGAACCTTCAGG aggagaTCTCCGACCTGACTGAGCAgctgggagaaggagggaagaatgcACATGAGCTGGAGAAGGTCCGCAAGCAGCTGGAGGCCGAGAAGCTGGAGCTGCAGTCAgccctggaggaggcagag GCCTCTCTGGAGCATGAGGAGGGCAAGATCCTCCGGGCCCAGCTGGAGTTCAACCAGATCAAGGCAGAGATCGAGCGGAAGCTGGCGGAGAAGGATGAGGAGATGGAGCAGGCCAAGCGCAACCACCTGCGGGTGGTGGACTCGCTGCAGACCTCCCTGGATGCGGAGACGCGCAGCCGCAATGAGGCTCTGCGGGTGAAGAAGAAGATGGAGGGTGACCTCAATGAGATGGAGATCCAGCTCAGCCATGCCAACCGCATGGCTGCTGAGGCCCAGAAGCAAGTTAAGGGTCTCCAGAGCTTGCTGAAG GACACCCAGATCCAGCTGGACGATGCAGTGCGTGCCAATGACGACCTGAAGGAGAACATCGCCATCGTGGAGCGGCGTAACAACCTGCTGCAGGCCGAGCTGGAGGAGCTGCGGGCCGTGGTGGAGCAGACGGAGCGGTCCCGGAAGCTGGCGGAGCAGGAGTTGATCGAGACCAGTGAGCGGGTGCAGCTGCTGCACTCCCAG AACACCAGCCTcatcaaccaaaagaaaaagatggagtcAGATCTGACCCAGCTCCAATCGGAAGTGGAAGAGGCGGTACAGGAGTGCAGGAATGCCGAGGAGAAGGCCAAGAAGGCCATCACAGAT gctgccATGATGGCAGAGGAGTTGAAGAAGGAGCAGGACACCAGCGCCCACCTGGAGCGCATGAAGAAGAACATGGAGCAGACCATCAAGGACCTGCAGCATCGGCTGGATGAGGCTGAGCAGATCGCCCTCAAGGGTGGCAAGAAGCAGCTGCAGAAGCTGGAGGCCCGGGTGCGGGAGCTGGAGAATGAGCTGGAGGCGGAGCAGAAGCGCAATGCAGAGTCAGTCAAGGGCATGAGGAAGAGTGAGCGTCGCATCAAGGAGCTGACTTACCAG ACAGAGGAGGACAAGAAGAACCTGCTACGGCTGCAGGACCTGGTGGACAAGCTGCAGCTCAAGGTCAAGGCCTACAAGCGCCAGGCAGAGGAGGCA GAAGAGCAGGCCAACACCAACCTGTCCAAGTTCCGCAAGGTGCAGCACGAACTGGATGAGGCGGAGGAGCGTGCTGACATCGCCGAGTCCCAGGTCAACAAGCTGCGAGCCAAGAGCCGCGACATCGGCGCCAAG cAAAAACTGCATGAGGAGGAGTGA